Proteins from a genomic interval of Nematostella vectensis chromosome 12, jaNemVect1.1, whole genome shotgun sequence:
- the LOC116614138 gene encoding uncharacterized protein LOC116614138 has protein sequence MLSGLVKTSILSVWVLTIHYTICKGIQWPAGSYGLPCTSSGCPQSTGVVWLTGTLYQPLYEYSKGSVPLHINASITRDGITRSFCIKNSTDSDTSRPNWPMGRYCIYAKGDECPHGMSMGSMYWNDRLAFVDPDYTRGELPRGVYTVNTLMYFCCSTAGRRDTAIPLPVATPFALFPLDPYCQKVIGAYASLEYIEFDTVNYDNIWKTPHPYLGRKSYDPTMYYCYYRACMHNLTATSGIIVSPNYPSLYPDLSDCRWTITVPPGHQIELDFQDFQLEWSPLSCDPISCSCDWLIVTIHGHVTYKTTYCNRILHQPPKILNTFANHVVLDFHSNGVNRDRGFKISYRTLQTSVLPTTDIPTTLISTTQLSSHNATTVTPTQATSVTHVITTNHVTRQPHLRSTTAPNNTADLNTTAQVIMPAAQDGVVFTLWLEILIAALSAFLLIAVIAAYGYWRFGKASERMREWLVIRYSSDASTLGFSKSSNRTINMYSGEDVEIITESQMSSNPLYGSQSQRSVRRSRTVTSHTDPPLTTVMSPAGSQGSSDLVYASAEITKESKNVLYQECQDGVEKKTENPLYERVL, from the exons ATGCTTAGTGGATTAGTAAAGACCTCGATTTTGTCTGTTTGGGTTTTAACAATCCATTATACCATATGTAAAG GTATACAATGGCCTGCAGGCTCATACGGTCTACCATGCACGAGCAGCGGTTGTCCGCAAAGTACAGGCGTGGTATGGCTAACAGggacactttaccagcccctCTACGAGTACTCAAAGGGTTCCGTCCCACTGCATATTAATGCATCAATTACAAGGGATGGTATCACACGCTCATTTTGCATCAAAAACTCCACGGACTCGGATACATCTCGACCAAACTGGCCCATGGGAAG GTACTGCATCTACGCGAAGGGTGACGAGTGCCCACACGGCATGAGCATGGGCTCCATGTACTGGAACGACAGACTAGCTTTTGTAGACCCAGACTACACCCGAGGGGAGCTCCCCAGGGGGGTATACACAGTGAACACTTTGATGTATTTCTGCTGCAG TACTGCTGGCCGCCGTGACACTGCCATCCCCCTCCCTGTGGCCACACCCTTTGCACTTTTTCCTCTCGACCCTTACTGCCAGAAGGTCATCGGTGCTTACGCGAGTCTCGAGTACATAGAATTTGACACCGTGAACTACGATAACATCTGGAAAACACCGCATCCCTACTTAGGCAGGAAGAGCTATGACCCTACCATGTACTACTGCTACTATAGAG CATGCATGCACAACCTCACCGCCACTTCCGGGATCATCGTCTCGCCAAACTACCCCTCACTCTACCCTGACCTTTCCGACTGCCGGTGGACTATAACAGTGCCCCCCGGACACCAGATCGAGCTAGACTTCCAGGATTTTCAACTAGAGTGGTCCCCTCTATCATGTGACCCCATTTCGTGCTCGTGTGATTGGCTAATCGTCACGATAcacggtcacgtgacttaCAAGACGACGTACTGTAACAGGATTCTTCACCAGCCCCCCAAGATCCTGAATACTTTTGCAAATCACGTGGTGCTGGATTTCCATAGCAACGGTGTGAATAGAGACAGGGGGTTTAAGATTTCCTATCGGACACTGCAAACTTCTG TTTTGCCGACAACTGACATCCCAACGACACTCATctctacaacccaactttcGTCACACAACGCTACCACTGTCACGCCTACTCAAGCTACGAGCGTGACACATGTAATTACTACGAATCACGTGACAAGGCAGCCGCACTTACGAAGTACTACGGCGCCCAACAACACCGCTGACCTCAACACGACGGCACAG GTCATCATGCCGGCTGCTCAAGACGGTGTAGTGTTTACTCTCTGGCTAGAAATCCTTATAGCAGCCTTGTCTGCATTTCTGCTTATCGCTGTTATTGCAGCTTATGGCTATTGGAG GTTTGGCAAGGCATCAGAGCGCATGCGGGAGTGGCTTGTCATCCGCTATAGTAGTGACGCCAGCACCTTAGGATTCTCCAAGTCCAGTAATCGCACCATCAACATGTACAG CGGTGAAGATGTCGAGATCATCACGGAGTCTCAAATGAGTAGTAATCCCCTTTATGGCAGCCAATCACAGCGGTCCGTCCGTCGTAGCCGAACTGTCACCAG TCATACAGACCCTCCATTGACGACTGTAATGTCGCCCGCTGGATCCCAAGGCTCCTCAGACCTTGTATACGCCTCAGC GGAGATTACAAAGGAATCTAAAAACGTGTTATACCAAGAATG TCAAGATGGAGTGGAGAAAAAGACAGAAAACCCTTTATACGAAAG AGTCTTGTAG
- the LOC5506407 gene encoding uncharacterized protein LOC5506407 isoform X1, translating to MVTNIMTVHAGIQTLFATILLLHSIKGDSSPPLWPKGRYGLPRPRSDCPMNSGFAWTTGSRFQALYPASYSSAKIHLYGSVTSEGVTQSFCIKNTTDGDQVRPEWPPGKYCIFAKGNTCPKSMRGGWYLFDDRLDLTPSPNRTMGTLPDGVYNENTLYDFCCSTGGSTSDAISLPLDSPFYLFPYQSAMCQKVKGALINTEYIWFHTDMKNVYQPPLPFKLTADSSKLFYCHYRACGYNINSTIGEVKSEYFPAKYPVDVDCKWRITVPSHHSNYHFVITLMNFTLDASNPSCSASCECNDWLRITGTGNDSRTYCAGPRKPPSVIIFTGSSLTIDFHSDKTGTASGFRLLYVALPIEPTSMTTVTSSSNGSSTASLKTTEHSKPTDPELPTTTAPHKSTGTLIPSVGGRVRHSNDFSDWVIVVAVLVAIATMVTVGLLAALYIRRSRKDPVLVGRLTIRYSTNEDSDIMMERASKIDMYTGDLVDSEPIPETDENPFYESKLQIHSSRKDSRKGSKKASKQESKNPLYDGAVNAACELDSKASVVPSQKSENPIYGDGEDNQNKKSDVTPKAPDASDATDAAKIDIYSSVDADHVALYESLPDLAKETENPLYERLM from the exons ATGGTTACAAATATAATGACAGTGCACGCTGGGATTCAGACTTTATTCGCTACCATATTGCTACTGCACAGTATCAAAG GCGATTCTTCTCCCCCCTTATGGCCAAAAGGCCGTTACGGTTTGCCGCGCCCTCGATCAGATTGTCCAATGAACAGCGGATTTGCGTGGACGACTGGTTCTAGGTTCCAGGCTCTTTATCCGGCCTCGTATTCCTCGGCCAAGATTCATTTATATGGAAGTGTGACGTCAGAGGGTGTTACGCAATCCTTTTGTATCAAGAACACCACAGACGGGGACCAAGTTAGACCAGAGTGGCCCCCTGGGaaatattgtatttttgcGAAG GGTAATACTTGCCCGAAAAGTATGAGAGGGGGCTGGTACCTATTTGACGATCGCCTCGATTTGACGCCAAGCCCGAACAGAACGATGGGTACTTTGCCTGATGGTGTTTATAATGAAAATACACTGTACGATTTCTGCTGTTCGACTGGTGGAAGCACAAGCGATGCCATATCGCTTCCATTGGATTCTccattttatctttttccGTATCAGTCTGCGATGTGCCAAAAAGTCAAAG GCGCGCTGATAAACACAGAGTATATATGGTTTCACACGGACATGAAGAATGTCTATCAACCGCCATTACCTTTCAAGTTAACAGCCGATTCCTCAAAGCTCTTCTACTGCCACTACAGAG CTTGTGGATATAACATAAACTCCACAATTGGAGAAGTCAAGTCAGAGTACTTTCCCGCCAAATACCCAGTTGATGTCGATTGCAAGTGGAGGATCACGGTCCCCAGTCACCATAGCAACTACCACTTCGTCATAACATTGATGAACTTCACCTTGGATGCTTCAAACCCATCATGCTCGGCGAGCTGTGAGTGTAACGATTGGCTTCGCATTACCGGAACCGGAAATGATTCGCGTACATATTGCGCAGGTCCACGAAAACCCCCCTCTGTCATCATTTTCACTGGTAGCTCCTTGACAATCGATTTTCATTCGGACAAGACCGGAACTGCGAGTGGCTTTCGACTGCTTTATGTCGCTCTGCCAATTG AGCCAACTTCTATGACAACAGTAACCTCCTCCAGCAATGGCAGCAGCACAGCTTCCCTAAAAACCACTGAACACAGTAAACCCACAGACCCAGAACTGCCGACCACAACAGCTCCCCACAAAAGCACAGGAACACTTATCCCTTCCGTCGGGGGGAGGGTAAGGCACTCGAATGACTTTTCAGACTGGGTCATTGTAGTGGCAGTGCTGGTTGCGATTGCTACCATGGTAACGGTTGGGTTATTGGCAGCTTTGTACATACG GCGTTCAAGGAAGGACCCTGTGTTGGTGGGTCGACTGACGATTCGCTACAGCACCAATGAGGACAGTGATATCATGATGGAGCGGGCTAGTAAGATAGACATGTACAC TGGCGATCTCGTCGATTCTGAGCCGATTCCAGAAACAGACGAGAACCCGTTTTATGAGAGCAAGCTACAGATACACAG TTCTAGGAAAGACAGCAGAAAAGGAAGCAAAAAGGCGTCAAAACAAGAGAGTAAGAACCCACTTTATGACGGCGCAGTCAACGCAGCATG CGAGCTTGACTCAAAGGCTAGCGTAGTTCCAAGTCAAAAGAGCGAAAACCCCATATATGGCGATGGTGAAGACAATCAAAACAAGAAAAG CGATGTCACGCCCAAAGCACCTGATGCAAGCGATGCGACGGATGCTGCGAAGATCGACATCTACTCCTCTGT
- the LOC5506407 gene encoding uncharacterized protein LOC5506407 isoform X2 — translation MVTNIMTVHAGIQTLFATILLLHSIKGDSSPPLWPKGRYGLPRPRSDCPMNSGFAWTTGSRFQALYPASYSSAKIHLYGSVTSEGVTQSFCIKNTTDGDQVRPEWPPGKYCIFAKGNTCPKSMRGGWYLFDDRLDLTPSPNRTMGTLPDGVYNENTLYDFCCSTGGSTSDAISLPLDSPFYLFPYQSAMCQKVKGALINTEYIWFHTDMKNVYQPPLPFKLTADSSKLFYCHYRACGYNINSTIGEVKSEYFPAKYPVDVDCKWRITVPSHHSNYHFVITLMNFTLDASNPSCSASCECNDWLRITGTGNDSRTYCAGPRKPPSVIIFTGSSLTIDFHSDKTGTASGFRLLYVALPIEPTSMTTVTSSSNGSSTASLKTTEHSKPTDPELPTTTAPHKSTGTLIPSVGGRVRHSNDFSDWVIVVAVLVAIATMVTVGLLAALYIRRSRKDPVLVGRLTIRYSTNEDSDIMMERASKIDMYTGDLVDSEPIPETDENPFYESKLQIHSSRKDSRKGSKKASKQESKNPLYDGAVNAACELDSKASVVPSQKSENPIYGDGEDNQNKKSDVTPKAPDASDATDAAKIDIYSSVDADHVALYERLM, via the exons ATGGTTACAAATATAATGACAGTGCACGCTGGGATTCAGACTTTATTCGCTACCATATTGCTACTGCACAGTATCAAAG GCGATTCTTCTCCCCCCTTATGGCCAAAAGGCCGTTACGGTTTGCCGCGCCCTCGATCAGATTGTCCAATGAACAGCGGATTTGCGTGGACGACTGGTTCTAGGTTCCAGGCTCTTTATCCGGCCTCGTATTCCTCGGCCAAGATTCATTTATATGGAAGTGTGACGTCAGAGGGTGTTACGCAATCCTTTTGTATCAAGAACACCACAGACGGGGACCAAGTTAGACCAGAGTGGCCCCCTGGGaaatattgtatttttgcGAAG GGTAATACTTGCCCGAAAAGTATGAGAGGGGGCTGGTACCTATTTGACGATCGCCTCGATTTGACGCCAAGCCCGAACAGAACGATGGGTACTTTGCCTGATGGTGTTTATAATGAAAATACACTGTACGATTTCTGCTGTTCGACTGGTGGAAGCACAAGCGATGCCATATCGCTTCCATTGGATTCTccattttatctttttccGTATCAGTCTGCGATGTGCCAAAAAGTCAAAG GCGCGCTGATAAACACAGAGTATATATGGTTTCACACGGACATGAAGAATGTCTATCAACCGCCATTACCTTTCAAGTTAACAGCCGATTCCTCAAAGCTCTTCTACTGCCACTACAGAG CTTGTGGATATAACATAAACTCCACAATTGGAGAAGTCAAGTCAGAGTACTTTCCCGCCAAATACCCAGTTGATGTCGATTGCAAGTGGAGGATCACGGTCCCCAGTCACCATAGCAACTACCACTTCGTCATAACATTGATGAACTTCACCTTGGATGCTTCAAACCCATCATGCTCGGCGAGCTGTGAGTGTAACGATTGGCTTCGCATTACCGGAACCGGAAATGATTCGCGTACATATTGCGCAGGTCCACGAAAACCCCCCTCTGTCATCATTTTCACTGGTAGCTCCTTGACAATCGATTTTCATTCGGACAAGACCGGAACTGCGAGTGGCTTTCGACTGCTTTATGTCGCTCTGCCAATTG AGCCAACTTCTATGACAACAGTAACCTCCTCCAGCAATGGCAGCAGCACAGCTTCCCTAAAAACCACTGAACACAGTAAACCCACAGACCCAGAACTGCCGACCACAACAGCTCCCCACAAAAGCACAGGAACACTTATCCCTTCCGTCGGGGGGAGGGTAAGGCACTCGAATGACTTTTCAGACTGGGTCATTGTAGTGGCAGTGCTGGTTGCGATTGCTACCATGGTAACGGTTGGGTTATTGGCAGCTTTGTACATACG GCGTTCAAGGAAGGACCCTGTGTTGGTGGGTCGACTGACGATTCGCTACAGCACCAATGAGGACAGTGATATCATGATGGAGCGGGCTAGTAAGATAGACATGTACAC TGGCGATCTCGTCGATTCTGAGCCGATTCCAGAAACAGACGAGAACCCGTTTTATGAGAGCAAGCTACAGATACACAG TTCTAGGAAAGACAGCAGAAAAGGAAGCAAAAAGGCGTCAAAACAAGAGAGTAAGAACCCACTTTATGACGGCGCAGTCAACGCAGCATG CGAGCTTGACTCAAAGGCTAGCGTAGTTCCAAGTCAAAAGAGCGAAAACCCCATATATGGCGATGGTGAAGACAATCAAAACAAGAAAAG CGATGTCACGCCCAAAGCACCTGATGCAAGCGATGCGACGGATGCTGCGAAGATCGACATCTACTCCTCTGT
- the LOC5506407 gene encoding uncharacterized protein LOC5506407 isoform X3 translates to MVTNIMTVHAGIQTLFATILLLHSIKGALINTEYIWFHTDMKNVYQPPLPFKLTADSSKLFYCHYRACGYNINSTIGEVKSEYFPAKYPVDVDCKWRITVPSHHSNYHFVITLMNFTLDASNPSCSASCECNDWLRITGTGNDSRTYCAGPRKPPSVIIFTGSSLTIDFHSDKTGTASGFRLLYVALPIEPTSMTTVTSSSNGSSTASLKTTEHSKPTDPELPTTTAPHKSTGTLIPSVGGRVRHSNDFSDWVIVVAVLVAIATMVTVGLLAALYIRRSRKDPVLVGRLTIRYSTNEDSDIMMERASKIDMYTGDLVDSEPIPETDENPFYESKLQIHSSRKDSRKGSKKASKQESKNPLYDGAVNAACELDSKASVVPSQKSENPIYGDGEDNQNKKSDVTPKAPDASDATDAAKIDIYSSVDADHVALYESLPDLAKETENPLYERLM, encoded by the exons ATGGTTACAAATATAATGACAGTGCACGCTGGGATTCAGACTTTATTCGCTACCATATTGCTACTGCACAGTATCAAAG GCGCGCTGATAAACACAGAGTATATATGGTTTCACACGGACATGAAGAATGTCTATCAACCGCCATTACCTTTCAAGTTAACAGCCGATTCCTCAAAGCTCTTCTACTGCCACTACAGAG CTTGTGGATATAACATAAACTCCACAATTGGAGAAGTCAAGTCAGAGTACTTTCCCGCCAAATACCCAGTTGATGTCGATTGCAAGTGGAGGATCACGGTCCCCAGTCACCATAGCAACTACCACTTCGTCATAACATTGATGAACTTCACCTTGGATGCTTCAAACCCATCATGCTCGGCGAGCTGTGAGTGTAACGATTGGCTTCGCATTACCGGAACCGGAAATGATTCGCGTACATATTGCGCAGGTCCACGAAAACCCCCCTCTGTCATCATTTTCACTGGTAGCTCCTTGACAATCGATTTTCATTCGGACAAGACCGGAACTGCGAGTGGCTTTCGACTGCTTTATGTCGCTCTGCCAATTG AGCCAACTTCTATGACAACAGTAACCTCCTCCAGCAATGGCAGCAGCACAGCTTCCCTAAAAACCACTGAACACAGTAAACCCACAGACCCAGAACTGCCGACCACAACAGCTCCCCACAAAAGCACAGGAACACTTATCCCTTCCGTCGGGGGGAGGGTAAGGCACTCGAATGACTTTTCAGACTGGGTCATTGTAGTGGCAGTGCTGGTTGCGATTGCTACCATGGTAACGGTTGGGTTATTGGCAGCTTTGTACATACG GCGTTCAAGGAAGGACCCTGTGTTGGTGGGTCGACTGACGATTCGCTACAGCACCAATGAGGACAGTGATATCATGATGGAGCGGGCTAGTAAGATAGACATGTACAC TGGCGATCTCGTCGATTCTGAGCCGATTCCAGAAACAGACGAGAACCCGTTTTATGAGAGCAAGCTACAGATACACAG TTCTAGGAAAGACAGCAGAAAAGGAAGCAAAAAGGCGTCAAAACAAGAGAGTAAGAACCCACTTTATGACGGCGCAGTCAACGCAGCATG CGAGCTTGACTCAAAGGCTAGCGTAGTTCCAAGTCAAAAGAGCGAAAACCCCATATATGGCGATGGTGAAGACAATCAAAACAAGAAAAG CGATGTCACGCCCAAAGCACCTGATGCAAGCGATGCGACGGATGCTGCGAAGATCGACATCTACTCCTCTGT
- the LOC5506407 gene encoding uncharacterized protein LOC5506407 isoform X4, with product MKNVYQPPLPFKLTADSSKLFYCHYRACGYNINSTIGEVKSEYFPAKYPVDVDCKWRITVPSHHSNYHFVITLMNFTLDASNPSCSASCECNDWLRITGTGNDSRTYCAGPRKPPSVIIFTGSSLTIDFHSDKTGTASGFRLLYVALPIEPTSMTTVTSSSNGSSTASLKTTEHSKPTDPELPTTTAPHKSTGTLIPSVGGRVRHSNDFSDWVIVVAVLVAIATMVTVGLLAALYIRRSRKDPVLVGRLTIRYSTNEDSDIMMERASKIDMYTGDLVDSEPIPETDENPFYESKLQIHSSRKDSRKGSKKASKQESKNPLYDGAVNAACELDSKASVVPSQKSENPIYGDGEDNQNKKSDVTPKAPDASDATDAAKIDIYSSVDADHVALYESLPDLAKETENPLYERLM from the exons ATGAAGAATGTCTATCAACCGCCATTACCTTTCAAGTTAACAGCCGATTCCTCAAAGCTCTTCTACTGCCACTACAGAG CTTGTGGATATAACATAAACTCCACAATTGGAGAAGTCAAGTCAGAGTACTTTCCCGCCAAATACCCAGTTGATGTCGATTGCAAGTGGAGGATCACGGTCCCCAGTCACCATAGCAACTACCACTTCGTCATAACATTGATGAACTTCACCTTGGATGCTTCAAACCCATCATGCTCGGCGAGCTGTGAGTGTAACGATTGGCTTCGCATTACCGGAACCGGAAATGATTCGCGTACATATTGCGCAGGTCCACGAAAACCCCCCTCTGTCATCATTTTCACTGGTAGCTCCTTGACAATCGATTTTCATTCGGACAAGACCGGAACTGCGAGTGGCTTTCGACTGCTTTATGTCGCTCTGCCAATTG AGCCAACTTCTATGACAACAGTAACCTCCTCCAGCAATGGCAGCAGCACAGCTTCCCTAAAAACCACTGAACACAGTAAACCCACAGACCCAGAACTGCCGACCACAACAGCTCCCCACAAAAGCACAGGAACACTTATCCCTTCCGTCGGGGGGAGGGTAAGGCACTCGAATGACTTTTCAGACTGGGTCATTGTAGTGGCAGTGCTGGTTGCGATTGCTACCATGGTAACGGTTGGGTTATTGGCAGCTTTGTACATACG GCGTTCAAGGAAGGACCCTGTGTTGGTGGGTCGACTGACGATTCGCTACAGCACCAATGAGGACAGTGATATCATGATGGAGCGGGCTAGTAAGATAGACATGTACAC TGGCGATCTCGTCGATTCTGAGCCGATTCCAGAAACAGACGAGAACCCGTTTTATGAGAGCAAGCTACAGATACACAG TTCTAGGAAAGACAGCAGAAAAGGAAGCAAAAAGGCGTCAAAACAAGAGAGTAAGAACCCACTTTATGACGGCGCAGTCAACGCAGCATG CGAGCTTGACTCAAAGGCTAGCGTAGTTCCAAGTCAAAAGAGCGAAAACCCCATATATGGCGATGGTGAAGACAATCAAAACAAGAAAAG CGATGTCACGCCCAAAGCACCTGATGCAAGCGATGCGACGGATGCTGCGAAGATCGACATCTACTCCTCTGT